The Ancylobacter sp. SL191 nucleotide sequence ATGAAGAAGGGCCAGCGCATCAAGATGATGCGCACCGAGGCCGTCTATGATGTCGACCGCGTCGGCGTGTTCACGCCCAAGCTCACCGTGATGTCGCAGCTCGGCCCGGGCGAGATCGGCTTCCTCACCGGCTCGATCAAGGAAGTCGCCGATACCCGCGTCGGCGACACCATCACCGAGGAAAAGCGCCCCACCGCCGAGGCGCTGCCGGGCTTCAAGCCGGCGCAACCGGTGGTGTTCTGTGGTCTCTTCCCCGTCGACGCCGCCGACTTTGAGGATCTGCGCGCCGCCATGGGCAAGCTGCGCCTCAACGATGCAAGCTTCTCCTTCGAGATGGAGACCTCGGCCGCGCTCGGCTTCGGCTTCCGCTGCGGTTTCCTTGGCCTGCTGCATCTGGAAATCATTCAGGAGCGGCTGGAGCGCGAGTTCAACCTCGACCTGATCGCCACCGCCCCCTCGGTCATCTACGAGATCGAGATGAATGACGGTACCGTGATCGACATGCACAACCCGGCCGACATGCCGGATGTGGTGAAGATCAAGGAAATCCGCGAGCCGTGGATTCGCGCCACCATCCTGACGCCGGACGACTATCTCGGCTCGGTCATCAAGCTGTGCCAGGACCGGCGCGGCAGCCAGATCGAGCTCACTTATGTCGGCGCACGCGCCATGCTGACTTATGACCTGCCGCTGAACGAGGTGGTGTTCGATTTCTACGACCGGCTGAAGTCGATTTCAAAGGGCTATGCCTCCTTCGACTACCAGATCACCGACTATCGTGTCGGCGACCTCGTGAAGATGTCGATCCTCGTCAATGCCGAGCCGGTGGATGCGCTGTCCATGCTGGTTCACCGCACGCGCGCCGAATATCGCGGCCGCGCCATGTGCGAGAAGCTGAAGGATTTGATCCCGCAGCACCTGTTCCAGATTCCGATCCAGGCGTCGATCGGCGCCAAGATCATTGCCCGCGAGACCATCAAGGCCCTGCGCAAGGATGTGACCGC carries:
- the lepA gene encoding translation elongation factor 4; amino-acid sequence: MSTEPISNIRNFSIVAHIDHGKSTLADRLIQITGGLSEREMSEQVLDSMDIERERGITIKAQTVRLSYRAKDGEDYILNLIDTPGHVDFAYEVNRSLAAVEGSLLVVDASQGVEAQTLANVYQAIDNNHEIVPVLNKIDLPAAEPDKVKAQIEDVIGLDASNSVMISAKTGIGIPDVLEAIVTRLPPPKGDRDAPLKALLVDSWYDVYLGVVVLVRIVDGVMKKGQRIKMMRTEAVYDVDRVGVFTPKLTVMSQLGPGEIGFLTGSIKEVADTRVGDTITEEKRPTAEALPGFKPAQPVVFCGLFPVDAADFEDLRAAMGKLRLNDASFSFEMETSAALGFGFRCGFLGLLHLEIIQERLEREFNLDLIATAPSVIYEIEMNDGTVIDMHNPADMPDVVKIKEIREPWIRATILTPDDYLGSVIKLCQDRRGSQIELTYVGARAMLTYDLPLNEVVFDFYDRLKSISKGYASFDYQITDYRVGDLVKMSILVNAEPVDALSMLVHRTRAEYRGRAMCEKLKDLIPQHLFQIPIQASIGAKIIARETIKALRKDVTAKCYGGDISRKRKLLEKQKEGKKKMRQFGRVEIPQEAFIAALKVDD